From a region of the Nothobranchius furzeri strain GRZ-AD chromosome 12, NfurGRZ-RIMD1, whole genome shotgun sequence genome:
- the LOC139062156 gene encoding uncharacterized protein isoform X1, which yields MVEEGHFAGSEPSARQNILIHHVLTPDLLTRQQQAAPTDDETGKELVLALYDYQEKSPREVTMKKGDILTLLNSTNKLNEDGETGRTWSRSRSCRRSLTTSRRT from the exons atggtggaagaag gtcacttcgctggttcagaaccctcggcccgtcagaacattcttatccaccacgttctaacaccagacctgttaacccgacagcaacaagcggctccaactgacgatgagaccgggaaggagctggttctggctctgtacgactaccaggagaagagtcctcgagaggtcaccatgaagaagggcgacatcctcacgctgctcaacagcaccaacaag ctgaatgaggatggagagacgggtcggacctggagcaggtcgaggtcttgcagaagaagtttgacgacttccagaag gacctga
- the LOC139062156 gene encoding spectrin alpha chain, non-erythrocytic 1-like isoform X2, with the protein MNLASRLSPRKERPWWKKQQAAPTDDETGKELVLALYDYQEKSPREVTMKKGDILTLLNSTNKLNEDGETGRTWSRSRSCRRSLTTSRRT; encoded by the exons atgaacctcgcatcaaggctgtcacccagaaaggagagaccatggtggaagaag caacaagcggctccaactgacgatgagaccgggaaggagctggttctggctctgtacgactaccaggagaagagtcctcgagaggtcaccatgaagaagggcgacatcctcacgctgctcaacagcaccaacaag ctgaatgaggatggagagacgggtcggacctggagcaggtcgaggtcttgcagaagaagtttgacgacttccagaag gacctga
- the LOC139062156 gene encoding spectrin alpha chain, non-erythrocytic 1-like isoform X3 → MVEEGHFAGSEPSARQNILIHHVLTPDLLTRQQQAAPTDDETGKELVLALYDYQEKSPREVTMKKGDILTLLNSTNKVVLLELASLAE, encoded by the exons atggtggaagaag gtcacttcgctggttcagaaccctcggcccgtcagaacattcttatccaccacgttctaacaccagacctgttaacccgacagcaacaagcggctccaactgacgatgagaccgggaaggagctggttctggctctgtacgactaccaggagaagagtcctcgagaggtcaccatgaagaagggcgacatcctcacgctgctcaacagcaccaacaag gttgttttacttgaactcgcgtctttagctgaatga